From the genome of Uranotaenia lowii strain MFRU-FL chromosome 1, ASM2978415v1, whole genome shotgun sequence, one region includes:
- the LOC129740072 gene encoding uncharacterized protein LOC129740072, with translation MKKQSPCLQSQKCLFCFWFRVGLRLYKSPELKIIQTMKVGANMGYVIWSRKQQQSRRRQLQLPSYVRNVPKLSTFAASEGSENMLGITGTRITEERETEHRRKGSTASSVTVIAVPKQSFPRPAKLSSANAT, from the exons atgaaaaaacAGTCGCCATGTTTGCAATCGCAGaagtgtttgttttgtttctggTTCCGCGTTGGACTTAGATTATATAAATCTCCTGAATTAAAGATAATACAAACT atgaaagttggAGCAAATATGGGTTATGTTATCTGGAGTCGGAAGCAGCAGCAGTCCCGCCGAAGACAGCTCCAGCTGCCGTCATATGTTAGG AATGTTCCGAAACTCTCTACGTTTGCTGCATCAGAAGGTTCCGAAAATATGCTGGGAATCACCGGCACTAGAATCACAGAAGAGCGGGAAACTGAACATCGCAGGAAAGGCAGCACCGCATCATCCGTAACTGTGATAGCAGTGCCGAAGCAATCATTCCCCCGGCCGGCTAAACTTTCTTCCGCTAATGCAACTTAG